CTCCTTCCTGAGATCCCCGAGCATCGCGTAGAGCTCGCCCTTGGCGCCCACGTCGACGCCCTTCGTCGGGTCGTCGAGCAGCAGTATCCGCGGCCGGCGCAGCAGCCACTTGCCGAGAACGACCTTCTGGGCGTTGCCGCCGCTCAGGGTGTTCACCGGGTCGTCGAGCGAGCCCATGACGATCCCGAGCTCCCCGGCGATCCTCTCGGCGTCCCGGCGGGCGCGCTTGATGCGCAGCAGCCTCCCGTAGCGCCGCCAGGAGGGGAGCAGGAGGTTCTCCAGGATGGAGCGCACCTGCAGAAGCCCCTCCCTGCCTCGGTCGCCGGGGACGAAGGCCATCCCCCGGCGCATGGCCTGCCGGGGATGGGCGAGGCGTGCTTCCCTGCCCTCCAGCAGGATGCGGCCGGAGTGGGGGAGGGCCCCAAAGAGGGCCCTGAGCAGCTCGGTCTGGCCCTGGCCCTGGAGCCCGCCGAGCCCCACGACCTCTCCCCTCGCGAGCTCCAGGCTCACCCCGTCCACCCCCGGGGCCCGGAGGTCCTGCACCCGGAGGAACGCCTCTTCCCCGGCGGGTCCCGGGGGGTGTTCGATGCGGCGCTCGGCGACCCCGCCCTCGATCATCAGGGAGATGAGCTCCTCCTCGGTGGTCTTCGAGAGCTCGGCCTCACCGACGTTCCTGCCGCTGCGGAGCACCACCGCCCGGTCGGCGATCCGGAAGATCTCCTCCATCCGGTGGGAGACGAAGACGAGCGCCATCCCCTCCGCCTTCCAGCTTCGTACCAGCTCGAAGAGGCGGGCGACCTGCTCACCGTCGAGGCTGGCGGTGGCCTCGTCCAGGATCATGACGCGGGGCTTGGCGCTCAAGGCTTTGAGGATCTCCACGATCTGGCGCTCGCCGGGGGAGAGGCCGGAGACGAGGGCGCCGGGTTCCAGGCGTGGCCCGACCACCCCCCGGAAGAGCTCCAACAGGTTCGCCGTCCGCTCCCGCCGCTCGCGCTTTTTCACGAGCCCGCGGGAGAGGGGCTCGTGGGCCAGCCAGATGTTCTCCGCCACCGTCATGTCAGGGATCAGGCTCAGCTCCTGGTAGACGGCGGCGATGCCCGCCCTGCGGGCGGCGTGCGGGGAGGAGAAGCGCGTCTCCTCCCCGTCGAGGAGCAGCGTACCCGAGTCGGGGACGACCGCTCCGGTGAGGATCTTGCCCAGCGTGCTCTTGCCGCTGCCGTTGGCGCCCATGAGGGCCACCACCTCCCCGGAGGAGACCTCCAGGTTGCCGTCGGCGAGCGCTACCACGCCGCCGTAGCGCTTGGCGAGATGCCGGGCGGAGAGGGAGACCTCGCCGGGCATCGCTCTACTGCCTGAAGTAGCTCTGAGCCTTCTCGCGGCTGATGATGCCGTCGAGGACGTACTCGCCCTCCCTGTCCCTGACCTGCCGGTACCACTCGTCGAAGTTCTGGTCGTTCACCACGCCGGGGATGGGGACGTAGATGGTGTTGTTGGCCTCGCCGGAGAGCACACCTTCCTTGAGCTCCTTGCCCTGGAGCATCTCCACGGCGATCCGCAGCCCGCTCGCCCCGACGCCGGGCGGGTTGATCACGCCGTAGGACGAGAAGTCCTCGTTCTGCTGGCGCAGCTCGTTCCACAGCCGCATGTACCCGAGACGGGCCTCCCCGACGACCACCGGGAACCGCTCCGGATCGGAGGCGATGATGGCCTGCAGCACCCCGCGGGCCATGCCGTCCTGGGTCCAGACTCCGTCGATGTCGGTCTCGGAGGCGAGGATGTTGGACATCTTCTGCTGGCCGGTGGCCTGGTCCCAGTTGGCGTTGGCCTCGGCGATGACCTCTATGCCGGGGTTCTGCGAGAAGACCTCCTTGACGGCGTCGTAGCGGGCTTCGTTGGCCGGATGGCCGGCGATGCCGTTTATGACCACCACGTTGCCCTCGCCGCCGAGCTGCTCGACGAGCCACTCGGCACTCCGTCGGGCCCACTCACCCTGGTCTATGACCACGTTGGTCGCCCCCTCGGCCGGTATCTCCTGGTCGACGGAGATGACGACGATCCCGGCGTCCGAGGCTTCCTTTATGACCTGGTTGAGCCCGGTGACCGAGTTGGGGTTGACGATGATCGCGTCGACCCCCCGATTGATGAGGTTCCGCATCTGCTGGATCTGACCCTGCACGTCCACGTCGGCGCTCTCGATGACGAGCTCCTCGGTCAGCCCCTCGTCCATGTACTCCCTGTTGACCCGCTCGAGGTCCTGGATCATCTGGGTCCGCCACTCGCTGCTGATGAAGCCGTTGGAGACCCCGATGGTGTACGGTGCGCCGTCCTCCGAACCCTGCGAGCCGCCGCCCCCGCCGCAGGCCGCGACGAGCAGCACCGCCGCAAGAGCGGCCACGAGCGCCACCACCCTTCCGTGCCCCCACCTTCCAGAAAAAGAACCCATGCCTGTTTGCTCCTCCTTTCCCTTCCGTCCTTTTTGCGGGCTTACCCTCCGGCCGGCCTCCCGGCCCTCCGGCGGATCCTCTCTTGCGCCGTCTCCTCGATCGTCTCCGGGCGCAGCACGTGCTCGACCACCATCGCCGCCGCCCCGTGTATCCCGGCCCGGTCGTCGAGCTCCGACGGCACGATCTGCAGGTGCCGCGTCGCCAGCGGCAGCGAGCGCTGGTAGACGACGGAGCGTATCCCGGCGAAGAGCTGCTCGTGGGCGTGCGCCAGATCCCCGCCGATGATGATCACCGCCGGGTTGAAGAAGTTGACCAAACTCGCCAGCACCTCCCCGATGAGCTCGCCGGCGGTCCGCACGAGCCGGGCCGCGGCCGGGTTGCCGGCCCGCACGAGCCCCACGACGTCCCTGCTCCCCGTCGCCGGATACCCCAGCCCGCTCAGCTGCTTGGCCAGCGCCCACCCGCCCGCGACGGCCTCGACGCAGGCCACGTTGCCGCACCGGCAGACGGTCTCCTCGTGGCCGCTGATCCTGATGTGCCCGATGTCCCCGGCCGCGCCCCGCTCCCCGCGGTGGATCCTGCCGCCCGCCACGATGCCGCAGCCGATGCCGGTCGCCACCTTGACGAAGAGCAAGTGCTCCACCTCCGGCCAGTTCACCCGGTGCTCCCCGAGCGCCATGATGTTGACGTCGTTGTCCACCAGCACGGGCACCCTGCCGAACCTCTCCACGAACCGCTCCGGGATGGGTACCCGGTCCCAGCCAGGCATGATGGGCGGGCTCACCGCCTGCCCGCGGGCGAAATCCACCGGCCCCGGCACCCCTATGCCTATGCCCCAGACTTCCTCGACGCTCCTGCCGGCCTCCTCCAGAAGCTCCTCGAACCTGTCCTGCACCCACCCGAGCACCGCGTCCGGGCCCTGCGCTATGTCCAGCTCCGCCGGCAGCTCCACCAGCGGTCTTCCCCCGAGATCCGCCACCGCCAGCCGGCAGTGGGTGGCCCCGAGATCCGCCGCGAGCACCACGCCGGCCTCCCGGTTGAAACGGAGTACCATCGGCGGCCGCCCGCCCGTGGAGACCCCTTCCTTGGTCTCCAGAACCAGACCGGCCTCCATGAGGACGTCCACCCGCTGCGAGACCGTCGCCCGGGTCAGCCCCGTCACCGCCGCCAGCTCCGCCCGCGTCCGGGCCCGCCCGCTGCGGATCAGCTCGAAGATCTGCCCCACCGTCCAGCTCTCTCCCGGCCTCATCCCAGACCTCTCTTTTCCCACCTTTGAACTTTTGTTGGATCATTAGATCATAATTCGACAGTTTTGTAAATATAAAAAGCAAAAGTCCAGATAAAAAATTTATAGATAACTAAAAGTGATCGGATAACGCATTCTATGCACGGTTTGCGTGGGGCTTTTGTGTGTTTGGCGCTGACAAGTCTCTGGGGATGGGGGTTTGGATGCGTGTGATCCCGGCGGCGAATATACTGGCGTCTTCGGGAAGCTCTGGGCGTGTGCCGAAGGGGGTGGGAGAGGTCCGTGGCGGAGGACGCGTTCGAGGGCGCCGGGGAGGCTGGGACGGCCCGGCGCAAGCGGGAGCACATACGCATCTGTCTGGAGGAGGATGTGGATCACCCGGTGCTCACCACTGGCTTCGAGCGCTACAGGGTGCCCTACGCGAGCCTGCCGGAGCTGGACCTCGCCGACGTGGACCTCTCGTGCGGGATGCTCGGGCGGCGGCTCTCGATGCCGTTCATGATCCTGAGCATGACCGGGGGGGCGAAGCTCTCGCGCACCATCAACCGCAACCTCGCGCGGGCCGCCCAGGAGTGCCGGGTGGCGTTGGGGCTCGGCTCGATGCGGATAGCGCTGGAGGATCCCGCGGCCGCGGAGAGCTTCCGCGTGCGCGACCTCTGCCCGGACGTCCCCCTGTGGGCCAACCTGGGGGCGGCGCAGCTGAACCGGGGCTTCGGCGTGGAGGAGTGCCGCAGGATCGTCGAGGTCTCGGGCGCCGACGGGCTGTGCCTGCACCTGAACGCCCTGCAGGAGGCCGCCCAGCCCGGGGGCGACACGA
The Rubrobacter xylanophilus genome window above contains:
- a CDS encoding sugar ABC transporter ATP-binding protein, with the translated sequence MPGEVSLSARHLAKRYGGVVALADGNLEVSSGEVVALMGANGSGKSTLGKILTGAVVPDSGTLLLDGEETRFSSPHAARRAGIAAVYQELSLIPDMTVAENIWLAHEPLSRGLVKKRERRERTANLLELFRGVVGPRLEPGALVSGLSPGERQIVEILKALSAKPRVMILDEATASLDGEQVARLFELVRSWKAEGMALVFVSHRMEEIFRIADRAVVLRSGRNVGEAELSKTTEEELISLMIEGGVAERRIEHPPGPAGEEAFLRVQDLRAPGVDGVSLELARGEVVGLGGLQGQGQTELLRALFGALPHSGRILLEGREARLAHPRQAMRRGMAFVPGDRGREGLLQVRSILENLLLPSWRRYGRLLRIKRARRDAERIAGELGIVMGSLDDPVNTLSGGNAQKVVLGKWLLRRPRILLLDDPTKGVDVGAKGELYAMLGDLRKEGVAILFYSSDDEELLGLCDRVLVMREGRVRKELRSTELTRSALVSASVGSGGER
- a CDS encoding ABC transporter substrate-binding protein, which codes for MGSFSGRWGHGRVVALVAALAAVLLVAACGGGGGSQGSEDGAPYTIGVSNGFISSEWRTQMIQDLERVNREYMDEGLTEELVIESADVDVQGQIQQMRNLINRGVDAIIVNPNSVTGLNQVIKEASDAGIVVISVDQEIPAEGATNVVIDQGEWARRSAEWLVEQLGGEGNVVVINGIAGHPANEARYDAVKEVFSQNPGIEVIAEANANWDQATGQQKMSNILASETDIDGVWTQDGMARGVLQAIIASDPERFPVVVGEARLGYMRLWNELRQQNEDFSSYGVINPPGVGASGLRIAVEMLQGKELKEGVLSGEANNTIYVPIPGVVNDQNFDEWYRQVRDREGEYVLDGIISREKAQSYFRQ
- a CDS encoding ROK family transcriptional regulator, producing the protein MRPGESWTVGQIFELIRSGRARTRAELAAVTGLTRATVSQRVDVLMEAGLVLETKEGVSTGGRPPMVLRFNREAGVVLAADLGATHCRLAVADLGGRPLVELPAELDIAQGPDAVLGWVQDRFEELLEEAGRSVEEVWGIGIGVPGPVDFARGQAVSPPIMPGWDRVPIPERFVERFGRVPVLVDNDVNIMALGEHRVNWPEVEHLLFVKVATGIGCGIVAGGRIHRGERGAAGDIGHIRISGHEETVCRCGNVACVEAVAGGWALAKQLSGLGYPATGSRDVVGLVRAGNPAAARLVRTAGELIGEVLASLVNFFNPAVIIIGGDLAHAHEQLFAGIRSVVYQRSLPLATRHLQIVPSELDDRAGIHGAAAMVVEHVLRPETIEETAQERIRRRAGRPAGG
- the fni gene encoding type 2 isopentenyl-diphosphate Delta-isomerase, translating into MAEDAFEGAGEAGTARRKREHIRICLEEDVDHPVLTTGFERYRVPYASLPELDLADVDLSCGMLGRRLSMPFMILSMTGGAKLSRTINRNLARAAQECRVALGLGSMRIALEDPAAAESFRVRDLCPDVPLWANLGAAQLNRGFGVEECRRIVEVSGADGLCLHLNALQEAAQPGGDTNWSGIAERIAAVAERLDVPVIVKEVGFGIGAGTARTLGELPVWGVDVGGAGGTSWLEVEKRAWGRDDLDAFDEFGTPTAESIRAVRRYCPDKAVIGSGGIRTGVDAVKAMALGADLVGVARPLLRPATRSAEAVTLWLQRFREEMRLAAFCAGARTPSDLQRLELLPLA